Below is a window of Photobacterium atrarenae DNA.
GACACCGTGGGCCGTGCGCTGCTGGAGCAAGCGGTATTCCATGTGGTACCGAACATGAACCCGGACGGCAGTATCCGCGGTCACCTGCGCACCAATGCGGTCGGGGTGAACCTGAACCGCGAGTGGCAAACCCCGTCGATGGAGAAGAGCCCGGAAGTTTACCTGGTCCGTGAGCGCATGCTGGCCACCGGGATCGATCTGTTCCTGGATATCCACGGCGATGAAGCCATCCCGTATAACTTTGTCGCCGGCAGCGAAGGCGTGCCGTCTTACGATGCGCGCATGGCTGAGCTGGAGCAGGCCTTCAAACAAGCGCTGCTGACCATCACCCCGGAATTTCAGGACGAGCACGGCTATGACAAAGACAAGCCAGGCGAAGCGAACCTGACGGTGTGCTCAAACTGGGTTGCTGAACAGTTCAAGTGCCTGTCCTACACCGTGGAAATGCCGTTCAAGGATCACAACCTGCATCCGGACAGCTTCTACGGTTGGTCGCCGGAGCGAAGCGTAGCCTTTGGGCAGGACATGCTGGCCGCGATTCAGGCCGTGATTGCCAAGGTGTGATCTGCTTGAAGATAAAAGAGGCTCACCACTTCGGTGAGCCTCTATTGTAACGCCAACAGCAAGCTGATGGTGCTCTACAATATCCTGCTCCATCTCAAGCTGCCGTCGGGGATCCGAAAAGTCGCGTTCAAATCGGGTTGAGTCCAGCCCCACTTCAGCTGCAATCGCGGCGATAAAACGTAACACCAACCGCAGATCGCATCATGAAAAAACTCGACTCGGATTTGCCGACTCAATGCAGCTCTCCTGCATATGCTGATCACCAGTTGAGCGCCGGGCCGGCCGGCACAATGCCGTGCGGATTGAGGGGCCGGTGTGAAACGTAGTAATGCTGCTTCATGTATTCAATATCAATCGTCTGCCCGATGCGCTCCATGCTGATCAGATCCAGCATATATCGATACAGCCGGGTAAACGCACTGAGCGATTGTTTGTTGGCCTTAAAATGAAGCGCATACACCGCTTCAAAACGAACCAGTGTCGGCAGTAGAAACAGATCAGACAGGGTGATCTGGTCACCATGCAAATAACGATGTTCACCAAGTCTGCGATCCAGTTGTGCCAGTGCCGAGAACAACGTATCACTGGCCGCATCGTAGGCTTGCTGATCCGTGGCAAACCCGACGTGATAGACCTTACGGTTGACGTTCTGGTGCAACCACAGATTCATCGCCTCAATTTTTTCGCGTAATTGCGCCGGCACGAGTTCCGCTGGGTGCTTGGCCAGTGGCAACCAGTCTTTAGCCAGCATCACCGCCAGTGCCGACGAGTCATTCCCCCGGATAGTTTGCGCTTGCTTGTCCCACAGTACCGGTACAGTCACGCTCCCGCTATAAGTCGGCTTGGCCTGAAGGTAGCGCTCGGCCAGAGTAGACACGTCATCCAGGGGATCAGGATGTTCCGTATCAAATCGCCAGCCGGACTCAAACCGCTCGGCCGCCACCGAAGAGACCGAGATCGCATCATCCAACCCCAGATAACGGATCACCAAATAAGGCCGGTGGGCAAACGGACAGGCGTAAGACATATACAAGTGATATCGCCCGGCCTCTGCTGCCACCGGAAGGTCAAACTGATCTTCAGTAACCAGATCGCTCGCGACTTTATCGGGATACCAGATCCCCTGCTCCATCACGGCCATGATTAATTCTCCTGCACCGATGAAATCGCCTGCTCAAATGCGGCAACCAGATCGGCCAGCGCTGCTTGTGTCTCAGCATCAAAAGCGCCCTCGCGAAACTTCTCCGGATAACTGCCCAGACTGTAGGTGGCTTTCACATCCCCGCCCCACCACGGCATCAGCTCAGCCATGGTCTTGAGGTTAGTCGCCCCGCCATTCGGCCCCGGCGACGTGCTGGCAAGCAGCACCGGCTTTTTCGTCTCACCAAAGAAAGGCTGGCCCGGCTCGGCCACCCGGGAAAGCCAGTCAATCACATTTTTCAGAAACGCCGGCATCGCGCCATTGTGCTCCGGCGAAGCGATGATCAGTGCATCATGATCGTGCATGATGGCTTTTAACTTCATGACGTTGGCGGGAATACCCTGGGCTTCGATATCAAGACCGTACATCGGCAATTCAAAGTCACCCAGATCCAGCACCGTGACTTCAGACTCGGTCACTTGCGCCGCCAGGGCGTGAATTAAGCTGTTGTGAATCGACTGGCTGTGGTTGCTGCCCGAAAAAGCTAGGATTTTTTTCATCACTTCTCCTTAAAATTGATTTCATCTACACCTCATTGCAAGGTGATGATTCAATCCTAAACAACCAAAACAAGTGAATAAACATTACTATAGTTGCCATATAGTTCACCCTGAGTAAACTATCATTCGTATCACACACCAACTTTGGCCCACCTGATCATCAACTAAGGACGACAAAGATGGATAAAATCAGAGCGCTGACGGTTTTCAGACGCGTGGTGGAACTGGGCAGCTTTAAAGCCGCCGCGGAAGATCTGGCGTTGTCCAAAGCAGCAGTGAGCAAGAACATCAATGAGCTGGAAGATTACCTGAAAAGTCCGTTAATCAACCGCACCACCCGGAACATGCACATCACCGATCAGGGACAGCACTATTACAACCGGGTGTGCCATATTCTCGATGAGCTGGCCTCGGCCGATCTGTCGGTCATTGAGTCTTCCCACAACTTAACCGGCTCGCTCAAGATCAGCGTGCCGATGTCACTCGGGATCCTCGAAATCAACCCGATCATTTGCGAATTCATGCACCAGCATCCGGAGTTATCGATTGAAGTGGTGATGAATGACCAGTACGTTGATCTGATTGATCGGGGTATTGATATCGCGATCCGTGGCGGTGGCGAGCTCAGCAACTCCAGCCTGAGATCGCGCAAACTACTCGAGATGGAACGTGTCCTGTGCGCCGCCCCGGACTATCTGGCTGCTGCGCCGGATCTGCGGGAGCCCCGGGATCTGATCCAGCATCAATGCCTGATCTACAGCTTTTCGTCCTCCGCACGG
It encodes the following:
- a CDS encoding M14 family metallopeptidase, which produces MRIFSNFESGNINVVKADDANDIQLTIPNDNQSEFYQWFHFRLESQPHSEHQIKLLNLAKSAYPEGWQGYDVVASYDREEWFRIPSEFDGDTLSFKVIPEHHSMYFAYFAPYSYDRHQDLLHQAQLHPECRLETLGSTLDGNDMSLLTIGEPSDEKKNVWIIGRQHPGETMAEWFIEGLLQRLLDDTDTVGRALLEQAVFHVVPNMNPDGSIRGHLRTNAVGVNLNREWQTPSMEKSPEVYLVRERMLATGIDLFLDIHGDEAIPYNFVAGSEGVPSYDARMAELEQAFKQALLTITPEFQDEHGYDKDKPGEANLTVCSNWVAEQFKCLSYTVEMPFKDHNLHPDSFYGWSPERSVAFGQDMLAAIQAVIAKV
- a CDS encoding glutathione S-transferase C-terminal domain-containing protein, which translates into the protein MAVMEQGIWYPDKVASDLVTEDQFDLPVAAEAGRYHLYMSYACPFAHRPYLVIRYLGLDDAISVSSVAAERFESGWRFDTEHPDPLDDVSTLAERYLQAKPTYSGSVTVPVLWDKQAQTIRGNDSSALAVMLAKDWLPLAKHPAELVPAQLREKIEAMNLWLHQNVNRKVYHVGFATDQQAYDAASDTLFSALAQLDRRLGEHRYLHGDQITLSDLFLLPTLVRFEAVYALHFKANKQSLSAFTRLYRYMLDLISMERIGQTIDIEYMKQHYYVSHRPLNPHGIVPAGPALNW
- a CDS encoding NADPH-dependent FMN reductase, giving the protein MKKILAFSGSNHSQSIHNSLIHALAAQVTESEVTVLDLGDFELPMYGLDIEAQGIPANVMKLKAIMHDHDALIIASPEHNGAMPAFLKNVIDWLSRVAEPGQPFFGETKKPVLLASTSPGPNGGATNLKTMAELMPWWGGDVKATYSLGSYPEKFREGAFDAETQAALADLVAAFEQAISSVQEN
- a CDS encoding LysR family transcriptional regulator; protein product: MDKIRALTVFRRVVELGSFKAAAEDLALSKAAVSKNINELEDYLKSPLINRTTRNMHITDQGQHYYNRVCHILDELASADLSVIESSHNLTGSLKISVPMSLGILEINPIICEFMHQHPELSIEVVMNDQYVDLIDRGIDIAIRGGGELSNSSLRSRKLLEMERVLCAAPDYLAAAPDLREPRDLIQHQCLIYSFSSSARRWLFTHADDATQVQEVDLPPGPYVVNNGIALKQAACAGHGILLLPKLFVDKELKSGRLITVLPTWQAETHSLYVVYPYHKEQSQKVRALIDFMAEHFSSDQP